The Sporosarcina ureae genome includes a region encoding these proteins:
- the paaC gene encoding 1,2-phenylacetyl-CoA epoxidase subunit PaaC, producing MSNVERMMSAEEKKAIEALIFQLADDDFLFSYRGSEWLGLAPHIEEDVASSSITQDSMGHAAMYYKLLEDLGVGKADDLAHLRPAQERKNSVLTERVNGDGYYMDTPQYDWAYTVVRSYFYTQAKRAKINSLRESSYEPLREIAVKVSMELYYHVMHWKLWFEQLLSSTEEAKSKMASAIELVVEDMGDLFSYGEQKESIERFDLIDSEEKIQNNWLEALRPTFEKLQLDLPTIPEPKLNGRNGQHTDELQTAIDTLSEVYRLDTATNW from the coding sequence ATGAGTAACGTAGAAAGAATGATGAGTGCAGAAGAGAAAAAGGCTATAGAGGCACTTATATTCCAATTAGCGGATGATGATTTTCTGTTTTCCTATCGTGGCTCTGAATGGTTAGGGCTGGCTCCACATATAGAAGAAGATGTTGCATCATCCTCCATCACGCAAGATTCGATGGGTCATGCAGCCATGTATTATAAGTTGCTAGAGGACTTGGGGGTAGGGAAAGCAGACGATCTCGCTCACTTACGTCCTGCACAAGAACGAAAGAATAGTGTGTTGACCGAACGTGTCAACGGTGACGGATATTATATGGATACACCACAATACGATTGGGCTTATACAGTAGTTAGAAGTTACTTCTATACACAAGCGAAAAGAGCAAAAATCAATTCACTAAGAGAAAGCTCATATGAACCACTTCGCGAAATTGCTGTAAAAGTAAGCATGGAACTCTATTACCATGTCATGCATTGGAAGTTGTGGTTCGAACAACTACTAAGCTCAACAGAAGAGGCAAAAAGTAAAATGGCTAGCGCGATTGAACTAGTTGTTGAAGATATGGGAGATCTATTCTCTTACGGAGAACAAAAAGAATCGATTGAACGATTTGACTTGATAGATTCGGAAGAAAAGATACAAAATAATTGGCTTGAAGCATTGCGTCCGACTTTTGAAAAACTACAGTTGGACTTACCTACAATCCCTGAACCGAAGTTGAATGGCCGTAATGGACAACATACAGATGAATTACAAACAGCAATCGATACACTTTCTGAAGTGTACAGACTCGATACAGCCACTAACTGGTAA
- the paaD gene encoding 1,2-phenylacetyl-CoA epoxidase subunit PaaD, which produces MVALVKNSQNLEVWKVLESVKDPEIDTVSIVDLGMVEKVEVEAEQIKVTLLPTFLGCPALEIIRTNTKNAVMGLSGSKNVEVEFIFSPPWTSDRVTENGQKGLKEFGIAAPPRHLEEDGSWHVDCPYCDSTYVTMENIFGPTACRSILYCKSCKTPFEAMKPVSTIM; this is translated from the coding sequence ATGGTAGCTCTAGTAAAAAACTCACAAAACTTAGAAGTATGGAAGGTGCTTGAAAGCGTCAAGGACCCTGAAATTGATACAGTCAGTATAGTGGATCTTGGAATGGTGGAGAAAGTGGAAGTTGAAGCCGAACAGATCAAGGTAACTTTATTACCTACGTTTTTAGGTTGCCCGGCACTTGAAATCATCCGAACGAATACTAAGAATGCTGTGATGGGGCTATCTGGATCCAAAAACGTCGAAGTAGAATTTATTTTCAGTCCTCCTTGGACGTCTGATCGTGTAACAGAGAATGGACAAAAAGGATTGAAAGAGTTTGGAATCGCTGCTCCACCACGTCACCTAGAAGAGGATGGATCTTGGCATGTGGATTGTCCGTATTGCGATTCAACGTACGTAACGATGGAGAATATATTTGGACCAACGGCTTGTAGAAGTATTTTATATTGCAAGAGTTGTAAAACTCCGTTTGAAGCAATGAAACCTGTATCAACAATAATGTAA
- a CDS encoding EthD family reductase, translated as MAKLIALYKHPENKEEFDEHYFNVHSPITAKIPGLREMKVTKFTGSPMGGEPPYYLMCEMIYDDAASLKAGLSSDEGKASGKDLMGFAGKLVTLMIGEDSE; from the coding sequence ATGGCTAAATTAATCGCATTATACAAACACCCTGAAAACAAAGAGGAATTTGACGAGCATTACTTCAACGTTCATTCACCAATCACAGCGAAGATTCCTGGCTTGCGTGAGATGAAAGTAACAAAGTTCACTGGCAGCCCAATGGGTGGAGAACCACCGTATTACTTGATGTGTGAAATGATCTATGATGATGCAGCATCATTAAAAGCAGGCTTGAGCTCTGATGAAGGAAAGGCTTCTGGAAAAGACTTGATGGGCTTCGCTGGAAAGCTAGTCACTTTGATGATTGGTGAAGACAGCGAATGA
- a CDS encoding enoyl-CoA hydratase/isomerase family protein encodes MTAYKFIETSVDQQVGMIELNRPKQLNSLNRNMVSEILEALQSFDRNDEIRVILLVGKGKAFSAGADIDEMAGADSMSLELLNQFADWDQIPLIKKPVIGAVHGFVFGGGFELALCCDVLLAADGTEFSFPEVTLGVMPGAGGTQRLTKLVGRAKAIEWLWTGERIKATELQKHGVINRIVSQELLREEALRFSNKVASMPPLAIRMIKDSVNKAVDYPLYEGMQYERKNFYLLFSSEDQKEGMQAFVEKRKPIYKGK; translated from the coding sequence ATGACTGCTTACAAATTCATAGAAACATCGGTGGATCAACAAGTCGGCATGATTGAATTAAACAGACCTAAGCAATTGAATTCTTTGAATCGCAATATGGTTAGTGAAATTCTCGAGGCGCTGCAATCGTTTGATCGAAATGACGAAATACGTGTAATTTTACTAGTAGGTAAGGGAAAAGCTTTCTCTGCTGGTGCAGATATAGATGAGATGGCTGGAGCAGATTCAATGAGTCTTGAATTATTGAACCAGTTTGCTGACTGGGATCAGATTCCTCTCATCAAAAAACCCGTCATCGGTGCAGTTCATGGATTTGTTTTTGGTGGAGGTTTTGAACTTGCTCTTTGCTGCGATGTTCTTTTGGCTGCGGATGGAACAGAGTTTTCATTCCCTGAAGTGACTTTAGGTGTCATGCCTGGAGCTGGCGGGACGCAACGCTTAACTAAGTTAGTTGGACGTGCGAAAGCGATAGAGTGGTTATGGACAGGTGAGCGAATCAAAGCTACTGAACTACAAAAACATGGAGTGATTAACCGAATTGTTTCTCAAGAGCTATTGCGTGAAGAGGCTTTACGGTTTTCAAATAAGGTCGCTAGCATGCCGCCACTTGCTATCCGAATGATTAAAGACTCAGTAAACAAGGCGGTTGACTATCCATTGTATGAAGGTATGCAGTATGAGCGAAAGAACTTCTATCTTCTATTTTCATCCGAGGATCAAAAAGAAGGAATGCAAGCTTTCGTTGAAAAGAGAAAGCCGATATATAAAGGAAAATGA
- a CDS encoding enoyl-CoA hydratase-related protein, which yields MFETIQYELKDGIAWLTLNRPDKLNAFVAQMNREIKEALRMASKDDNARCIVVTGEGRAFCSGQDLSEVDEQMDHGQVLRDHYGPMILEIKKTEKPIIAAVNGVAAGAGFSLALACDFRLMSEKASYINAFIHVGLIPDSGNLYYLSQLVGAAKAAEISILGEKITAAQALDLGLATKVFSQEDFEVEVEAFAKTIATKPTKAIGLIKRGLNDVQTLPFEEYLQREAESQRIAGLTEDHAEGIEAFKNKRSPEFIGK from the coding sequence ATGTTTGAAACAATTCAATACGAATTGAAAGATGGTATTGCTTGGCTTACATTGAATCGTCCTGATAAATTAAATGCATTCGTAGCGCAGATGAACCGTGAAATTAAAGAAGCGCTACGTATGGCATCAAAGGATGACAATGCAAGATGCATCGTCGTAACAGGTGAAGGTCGAGCATTCTGTTCAGGCCAAGATCTATCAGAAGTTGATGAACAAATGGATCATGGGCAAGTACTAAGAGACCACTACGGTCCAATGATTCTGGAAATAAAGAAAACAGAAAAGCCCATCATAGCAGCAGTCAATGGAGTAGCCGCTGGGGCTGGTTTTAGTCTAGCTCTAGCATGTGACTTCCGTTTGATGTCTGAGAAAGCCAGCTACATAAATGCATTCATACATGTAGGACTCATTCCCGACTCTGGCAATCTGTATTATCTATCACAATTAGTTGGTGCAGCAAAAGCAGCAGAAATTTCAATTCTAGGCGAGAAAATCACTGCGGCCCAGGCATTGGATTTAGGGCTAGCAACGAAAGTATTCTCACAAGAAGACTTCGAAGTAGAAGTGGAAGCGTTTGCAAAGACGATTGCAACGAAGCCAACTAAAGCAATTGGACTAATTAAAAGAGGATTGAATGATGTTCAGACGCTACCGTTTGAAGAGTATCTTCAACGTGAAGCAGAAAGTCAGCGAATTGCTGGATTGACTGAAGATCATGCGGAAGGTATTGAAGCATTTAAAAACAAAAGAAGTCCTGAGTTTATTGGAAAATAA
- a CDS encoding aldehyde dehydrogenase family protein, translating into MTKIQEQEVAQTMKRDFYKLFINGEQVESSNGARTKVYNPATGEFLAEVAKATQEDAQRAIEAARNAFDNGKWKITPTGKRARVLNKIAAIMRSRFSELVELEVLNTGKTIAAAQAQINQAVEDFEFYAGALVSHRGSVNNVPGQFHNYTEKEPVGVCAQIIPWNYPLMMAAWKVAPALAAGCSVIIKPASLTPLTAIVLGEICHEAGVPEGVVNILPGSGAEIGNYLVEHDLVNKVAFTGSTPIGKDIMARASGTLKRVTLELGGKSPSLIFEDADIDQAVDCSIYGIYNNTGQSCDARSRIYIHEDVYDEFVEKFIEKTNRIVLGDPFSKETHVGAVIDQGQLDTVKEYVQSAIDEGAEILAGGEQIHPEGFEKGFWYAPTVIGNVTQEMRVVQEEIFGPVVVLSKFSNEKEAITLANDSEFGLASSVWSKDGARATRVANKIQAGIVMINSPFSAFPGTPFGGYKQSGFGRELAIETLDLYSETKSIMSYYGSRPLNPFGL; encoded by the coding sequence ATGACAAAAATTCAAGAGCAAGAAGTAGCACAAACTATGAAGCGTGATTTCTATAAATTATTTATCAACGGAGAGCAAGTGGAAAGCAGCAATGGCGCTCGTACAAAAGTGTATAATCCGGCAACAGGGGAATTCTTAGCGGAAGTCGCTAAAGCAACTCAAGAAGATGCACAGCGCGCTATTGAAGCGGCGCGTAATGCATTTGATAATGGGAAGTGGAAGATCACACCTACAGGAAAACGCGCTCGTGTCCTTAATAAGATTGCGGCGATCATGAGAAGTCGTTTTAGCGAATTAGTAGAACTAGAAGTACTAAATACAGGGAAAACGATTGCGGCAGCACAAGCTCAGATTAATCAGGCGGTAGAGGATTTTGAATTTTATGCAGGTGCATTAGTTTCACACCGCGGCTCCGTAAATAACGTACCTGGCCAGTTCCACAACTACACGGAAAAAGAGCCAGTTGGTGTATGTGCTCAAATCATTCCATGGAACTACCCACTAATGATGGCGGCTTGGAAAGTTGCACCGGCACTTGCGGCAGGTTGTTCTGTAATTATTAAACCGGCATCCCTTACACCCCTAACAGCAATTGTATTAGGTGAAATTTGCCACGAAGCAGGAGTTCCAGAAGGTGTAGTAAACATCTTACCAGGATCAGGTGCTGAAATTGGAAACTATCTAGTTGAACATGATTTAGTAAATAAGGTAGCTTTCACAGGATCTACTCCGATTGGTAAAGATATTATGGCACGTGCTTCTGGCACATTGAAGCGTGTCACATTAGAGTTAGGCGGTAAATCACCAAGCCTAATCTTTGAAGATGCGGATATTGATCAAGCGGTAGATTGCTCAATCTATGGTATTTATAATAATACTGGACAGTCATGTGATGCACGTTCACGTATTTATATTCATGAAGACGTGTATGATGAGTTCGTTGAGAAATTCATTGAAAAGACGAACCGTATCGTTCTTGGCGATCCGTTCAGCAAAGAAACACATGTTGGAGCAGTAATTGACCAAGGACAGTTAGATACTGTAAAGGAATATGTACAATCAGCAATTGACGAAGGAGCAGAAATTTTAGCTGGCGGTGAGCAAATACATCCTGAAGGCTTTGAAAAAGGTTTCTGGTATGCGCCTACAGTCATCGGTAACGTGACGCAGGAAATGCGTGTAGTACAAGAAGAGATCTTTGGTCCTGTCGTTGTACTATCCAAGTTCTCGAATGAAAAAGAAGCGATCACACTAGCGAATGACTCGGAATTTGGACTTGCATCATCTGTTTGGTCTAAAGATGGCGCACGTGCAACACGTGTAGCAAATAAAATTCAAGCAGGTATCGTCATGATCAACTCGCCATTCTCTGCTTTCCCTGGAACACCATTTGGTGGATACAAGCAATCTGGTTTCGGACGCGAGTTAGCTATTGAAACATTAGATCTTTATTCCGAGACAAAGAGTATTATGTCTTATTATGGTTCTCGCCCATTAAACCCATTCGGACTGTAA